The DNA sequence TCGCGTACTCGAGGGCGGCGTGCCGCACGCCGATCGAGAGCTCGGGGTGCGCGGTCACGTCAGGCACCAGCTCCCCCCGGTAGTAGACGGCGCGACCGTCGCGGAGGCTCTCGAGGTACTGCTCGGGTGTCCTCAAGCCCATGGCGTGAGTCTCCTCAGCCGGATCGGCTACTTGGCGGGATAGTCGTAGAAGCCCTTGCCGCTCTTGCGCCCCAGATGGCCGGCCAGGACCATGCGCCGGAGGAGTGTCGGGGGTGCGAAGCGGGACTCCCGGAACTCCTCGAACATCACTTCAGCCACGAAGAGCGTGGTGTCGAGGCCGACGAGGTCGAGCAAGGTGAACGGCCCCATGGGATACCCGCACCCGAGCTTCATGGCCTGGTCGATGTCTTCCTTGGACGCGACTCCGGCCTCCAGCAGGCGGACCGCCTCCAGCAAGTAGGGGACGAGCAGGCGGTTGACGATGAAGCCGGTGGTGTCCTTGGCGGCCACCGGGGTCTTGCCCAGCGCCTGGACGAAGCCCCAGGCGATCTTCACCGTCTCGTCGCCGGTGAGGATCGTCCGAACGACCTCGACGAGCTTCATGACCGGCGCCGGGTTGAAGAAGTGAAGGCCCAGCACCTGCGCCGGACGCTTGGTGGCCGCCGCCAGCTCGGTGACCGTGCAGGACGAGGTGTTGGAGGCGAGCAGGGCGTGGGGCGGACAGATCTGGTCGAGCCGCGCGAAGGTCTCCTTCTTCAGCCCGACGTTCTCGGTGATGGCCTCGATGACCAGGTCCACGTCCTGGAAGTCCTCGAGGCGCACGGTCCCGCGGAGCCGCACCCAGGCCGCAT is a window from the Candidatus Methylomirabilota bacterium genome containing:
- a CDS encoding 3-hydroxybutyryl-CoA dehydrogenase, giving the protein MTISRVGVVGCGLMGGGIAQVVAQAGFPTTVVEANQGLLDRGLGAIRRNLDGLTDKGRLDARDRDAAWVRLRGTVRLEDFQDVDLVIEAITENVGLKKETFARLDQICPPHALLASNTSSCTVTELAAATKRPAQVLGLHFFNPAPVMKLVEVVRTILTGDETVKIAWGFVQALGKTPVAAKDTTGFIVNRLLVPYLLEAVRLLEAGVASKEDIDQAMKLGCGYPMGPFTLLDLVGLDTTLFVAEVMFEEFRESRFAPPTLLRRMVLAGHLGRKSGKGFYDYPAK